In a genomic window of Diabrotica undecimpunctata isolate CICGRU chromosome 2, icDiaUnde3, whole genome shotgun sequence:
- the bora gene encoding uncharacterized protein bora, with amino-acid sequence MEFKYINDRNKTPNSKSRVFSSTNNSNDTSFKFLPSYSTPPSRYTKIVNPFEKRLIDRLHLPTFSPSVFATVSTPKTEEKFVWTIEDISSLKPADIDEATISQHVFEEDPQIESMAQQKIDEFFNDKVIVPSPMVEVVRVPLVTDSAENLFKLTESKEYCDGSTQTVLSLPPVLPPHVEEILKPYFLPAEAQQKTDENDVLIKNLFNFDTKPGCCTDQEDSHSMLSGKGFSPVNSPVRMDRKHSLPFEMPYLADCSLSPIDTKSSPRVLRSACRLDFSSKMSLDASLIVPDVNNMTNNSVVLESSQNAYQIPEQLTESPVNWEMEYRHISFVSPSSSPDSEKMDLSNSNTPNTGLFTSQRKRLSDSFKEDDDDFEKEIEVVATKENSTRLGRKLFKNDLTDNGYHTESINFYDESRTSSHMFASTPTKTQKM; translated from the exons ATGGAATTTAAGTACATTAATGATAGAAATAAAACTCCTAACTCAAAATCTCGCGTGTTTTCAAGTACTAATAATAGCAACGATACTAGCTTTAAATTTTTGCCTAGTTATTCGACTCCACCCTCTAGGTATACGAAAATTGTAAATCCGTTTGAAAAACGGCTGATAGACAGGCTGCACCTTCCAACGTTTAG CCCATCTGTATTTGCCACTGTATCAACCCCCAAGACTGAAGAAAAGTTTGTGTGGACTATAGAGGACATCTCAAGTTTAAAACCCGCTGATATAGATGAAGCAACTATTAGCCAACATGTGTTCGAAGAAGACCCCCAAATAGAATCTATGGCACAGCAAAAAATCGATGAATTCTTTAATGATAAGGTGATAGTTCCTAGCCCAATGGTCGAAGTTGTTAGAGTGCCACTAGTGACTGATAGTGCAGAAAACTTATTTAAGTTGACTGAATCTAAGGAATATTGTGatg GTTCAACACAGACTGTTCTCTCCCTACCTCCAGTGTTGCCACCACATGTAGAAGAAATACTTAAGCCATACTTTCTGCCCGCAGAAGCCCAACAAAAGACTGACGAAAACGATGTTCTTATTAAGAATCTTTTTAATTTCGACACAAAACCTGGATGTTGTACTGATCAAGAGGATAGCCACTCCATGTTATCCGGAAAGGGATTCTCTCCAGTAAATTCTCCCGTCCGCATGGATAGAAAACATTCGCTGCCTTTTGAGATGCCATATTTAGCAGACTGTAGCCTGTCGCCTATAG acaCCAAGTCATCCCCTCGAGTACTAAGATCAGCGTGCCGACTGGACTTCTCCAGCAAGATGAGCCTGGACGCGAGCCTGATAGTACCAGACGTAAACAATATGACTAACAACAGTGTTGTGCTCG AATCTTCGCAAAATGCCTACCAGATTCCCGAACAGTTAACCGAATCACCCGTGAACTGGGAAATGGAATACCGCCACATATCGTTCGTCTCACCCAGTAGCAGTCCGGATTCCGAAAAAATGGATCTGTCTAATTCCAACACGCCAAACACAGGGTTATTCACTAGTCAAAGAAAAAGACTCAGCGACAGCTTTAAGGAAGACGACGACGACTTTGAAAAAGAAATCGAAGTGGTCGCTACCAAGGAAAACAGCACCAGACTCGGCAGGAAGTTGTTCAAGAACGACTTGACCGATAATGGTTATCATACGGAAAGTATCAATTTTTACGACGAGTCTCGAACGAGTTCGCATATGTTCGCGTCCACGCCTACGAAAACACAAAAGATGTAG
- the Hakai gene encoding uncharacterized protein Hakai → MKSKMDEPPKRGRGRGRGGRGRGRGRGRGRGRGKKAIKVIESDEEVEAPPVEVAEDIQAQEDAPENIPPPIDLEADISQLEAPTFTTINRGPPEPMLRLDWSHKVNLIGEKVLNPLIHCCDKCLKPILIYGRMIPCKHIFCLACGKQEQKQCPRCLEKVTRVEQTGLGTVFMCTHGGTRYGQSGCRRTYLSQRDLQAHINHRHVSNLSLNPPPMEVVEPERTLPVRTKTANDPRSGGGVPATLRPRTVPMQSAGVRTNLITVPIQESAPTIHESVPTTQTYYNQYQQPANYTQPLPPMHLPPPQQQQQQAQYYAAPPAYSPAQTYPAYTGTTPTVGQYAPPAQVQTRQPYDYNTAPPQWTNNQQYYR, encoded by the exons ATGAAATCGAAAATGGATGAACCTCCCAAAAGGGGCCGTGGACGAGGTCGGGGCGGTCGTGGTCGTGGCAGAGGACGAGGAAGGGGCCGAGGTCGAGGCAAGAAAGCCATTAAAGTAATCGAAAGTGATGAAGAAGTCGAGGCCCCACCAGTAGAAGTAGCCGAAGATATACAAGCCCAAGAAGATGCTCCTGAAAATATTCCTCCACCTA TTGATCTTGAGGCTGATATTTCACAGTTGGAAGCTCCGACATTTACAACCATCAACAGAGGTCCACCAGAACCTATGCTGCGCCTGGACTGGTCACATAAAGTGAATTTGATTGGAGAAAAAGTGCTCAATCCACTAATTCATTGCTGTGATAAATGTTTGAAACCTATCTTAATTTATGGGCGAATG ATTCCTTGCAAACATATCTTCTGTCTAGCATGTGGTAAACAAGAACAGAAACAGTGTCCCCGATGTTTAGAAAAAGTTACAAGAGTGGAACAAACTGGACTAGGGACTGTATTTATGTGTACTCATGGGGGTACACGTTACGGTCAAAGTGGATGTCGTAGAACTTACCTATCACAACGCGATCTACAAGCACACATCAACCACCGACACGTGTCTAATTTATCGTTAAATCCTCCACCAATGGAAGTAGTAGAACCCGAAAGAACTTTACCCGTGCGTACTAAAACTGCCAACGATCCAAGATCAGGAGGTGGTGTTCCAGCTACTCTAAGACCTAGAACTGTTCCTATGCAATCGGCCGGTGTACGGACTAATCTCATAACTGTGCCCATTCAAGAATCAGCCCCTACAATCCACGAAAGTGTGCCTACAACTCAGACGTACTATAACCAGTATCAGCAACCGGCAAATTACACTCAACCTTTGCCTCCGATGCACCTTCCTCCCCCTCAACAACAGCAACAGCAAGCCCAGTATTATGCTGCACCTCCCGCTTACAGCCCAGCTCAAACGTATCCCGCGTATACTGGAACAACTCCTACCGTTGGCCAGTACGCTCCGCCTGCGCAGGTGCAGACTCGACAGCCGTACGATTACAACACTGCCCCTCCACAATGGACTAATAATCAACAATATTATagatag